The Mauremys reevesii isolate NIE-2019 linkage group 1, ASM1616193v1, whole genome shotgun sequence genome has a segment encoding these proteins:
- the LOC120394614 gene encoding olfactory receptor 52E2-like, with protein sequence MSDSNSTDFINPSTFILLGIPGLEAAHVWISIPFCTMYTITILGNFTILFMVKTEPSLHVPMFYFLCMLAVTDLVLSTSILPKMLSIFWFYSREINFSACLTQMYFIVSFSVIESGILVAMAFDRYVAICDPLRHSTTLRNPVVAKIGLAMVLRGIMLILPHPFLARRWPYCRTNIIPHTYCEHIAVVKLACADISISSYYSLSVAFFVTALDVFFITLSYTQILRAIFRLPTKDARLKTFGTCGSHLCVILASYIPALFSFLTHRFGHNVAQHLHILMANMYLLLPPMLNPIIYGARNQQIRVRLLQPFTHKWT encoded by the coding sequence atgtcagattccaactcaACCGACTTCAttaacccctccaccttcatcctgctgggcattcctggcctggaggcagcccatgtctggatctccatccccttctgcaccatgtacaccataaccatcttggggaacttcaccatcctgttcatggTAAAGacggagccgagcctccatgtgcccatgttctatttcctctgcatgctggctgtcactgacctggtcctgtctacatccatcctacccaaaatgctgagcatcttctggttctattccagggagatcaatttcagtgcatgcctcacccagatgtacttcattgtCAGCTTCTCTGTGATAGAGTCTGGGATCCTTGttgccatggcttttgatcgctacgtggccatctgtgatcccctgagacattccaccacccTAAGAAATCCTGTGGTGGCCAAAATTGGCCTGGCCATGGTGCTGCGCGGCATCATGCTCATactgccccatcccttcctggCAAGgaggtggccatattgcagaaccaacatcattccCCATACGTACTGTGAGCACatagctgtggtgaagctggcctgcgctgaCATCAGCATCAGTAGTTACTACAGCCTCTCTGTGGCATTCTTCGTGACcgctctggatgtgttttttatcaccctgtcctatacccagatcctcagggccattttcagactcccaacaaagGATGCtcggctcaagacttttgggacctgcggctcccacctctgtgtcatcttagcctcttacatcccagctctcttctccttcctcacgcaCCGTTTTGGGCACAATGTGGCCCAGCATTTACACATTCTCATGGCCAACAtgtacctcctgctgccccccatgctaaaccccatcatctatggggcgAGGAACCAACAGATCCGGGTtaggctgctccagccctttaCTCATAAATggacctaa